One segment of Thermosynechococcus sp. HN-54 DNA contains the following:
- a CDS encoding ABC transporter substrate-binding protein codes for MGQQPSSGWAAAKICAGLLLLLTIGACEADTTTSTGEGLRIGSLLPSTGDLASVGTPIAEVVPLLVETVNACGGVNGQPVTLIAADDQSNPASGAEAMTKLVEIDRVAGVVGSFGSSVSNAAADIATRGRVMLISPGSTSTLLTERAKKGDFNGYWARTAPPDNYQAQALAQLAKEQGYQRVATVVINNDYGRSFEQEFTRAFKALGGTVINEDRPTRYDERATTFTTEAAAAFGGNPDAVVAILYPETGSLLLKSAFEQGLTKDVAILLTDGVKSDSFPEQVGRTPDGKYIIAGAKGTVPGADGQALSRLRELWRTKKGSDLPAFGAQAWDAAALLVLAAQAAGENTGEGIRSKVREVANPPGEAVDDVCAALALLREGKEINYQGASGNVDIDENGDVVGVYDIWQVTDDGKLKVIGQVNPQKP; via the coding sequence ATGGGTCAACAGCCGTCAAGCGGATGGGCAGCCGCAAAAATCTGCGCAGGGTTACTCCTCCTCTTGACCATTGGAGCCTGCGAGGCCGACACAACCACCTCAACGGGCGAAGGACTGCGCATTGGCTCACTATTGCCCTCCACCGGTGACTTGGCCTCGGTGGGAACCCCCATTGCTGAGGTGGTACCGCTGCTGGTGGAAACCGTCAATGCCTGTGGTGGCGTCAATGGGCAGCCCGTGACGCTCATTGCTGCCGATGATCAATCCAATCCCGCCTCCGGCGCCGAAGCCATGACCAAATTAGTCGAGATTGACCGGGTCGCAGGGGTGGTTGGTTCCTTTGGCAGTAGTGTCTCCAATGCCGCCGCCGATATTGCCACGCGGGGTCGGGTCATGCTGATTTCCCCCGGCAGTACCAGTACCCTCCTCACCGAACGCGCCAAGAAAGGAGACTTTAACGGCTACTGGGCACGCACCGCTCCCCCCGATAACTACCAAGCCCAAGCCCTTGCCCAACTGGCCAAAGAACAGGGGTATCAACGAGTCGCCACTGTGGTGATCAACAATGATTATGGCCGCAGCTTTGAGCAGGAATTTACCCGCGCCTTCAAAGCTCTAGGGGGAACTGTGATCAACGAAGATCGCCCCACCCGTTATGATGAACGGGCAACCACCTTTACCACAGAAGCCGCTGCCGCCTTTGGCGGAAACCCTGATGCAGTCGTCGCTATTTTGTATCCTGAAACGGGCAGCTTGCTCCTAAAATCAGCTTTCGAGCAAGGCTTAACCAAAGATGTCGCTATCTTGCTCACAGACGGTGTCAAATCGGATAGTTTCCCTGAGCAAGTGGGACGTACCCCCGATGGCAAATACATTATTGCCGGTGCCAAGGGGACGGTTCCCGGTGCTGATGGTCAAGCCCTGAGTCGCCTGCGAGAACTGTGGCGTACCAAAAAAGGAAGCGATCTTCCCGCCTTCGGTGCTCAAGCTTGGGATGCGGCGGCTCTTCTGGTTCTCGCTGCCCAAGCCGCAGGCGAAAATACCGGTGAAGGGATTCGCAGCAAAGTGCGAGAAGTGGCCAACCCTCCGGGCGAGGCAGTGGATGATGTGTGCGCCGCCCTAGCTCTATTGCGGGAAGGCAAAGAAATTAACTACCAAGGTGCCAGTGGCAATGTGGACATTGATGAAAATGGCGATGTTGTCGGGGTCTATGACATTTGGCAGGTCACCGATGACGGTAAATTAAAGGTTATTGGTCAAGTGAATCCCCAAAAACCTTAG
- the petD gene encoding cytochrome b6-f complex subunit IV: protein MAKVLKKPDLTNPALRAKLKKGMGHNYYGEPAWPNDLLYIFPVVIMGTIALVVGLAVMDPAMVGEPADPFATPLEILPEWYLYPTFQIFRVVPNKLLGVLMNASIPLGLMLIPFIESVNKFQNPFRRPVAMTVFLFGTLVTLWLGIGAAFPLDKSLTLGLF from the coding sequence ATGGCAAAAGTTTTGAAAAAGCCTGATTTAACGAATCCGGCACTGCGGGCAAAACTGAAAAAAGGCATGGGCCACAACTACTATGGCGAACCCGCTTGGCCCAATGACCTGCTCTATATCTTCCCTGTGGTGATTATGGGCACGATCGCCCTTGTGGTCGGCCTAGCGGTCATGGATCCGGCGATGGTTGGTGAACCCGCGGATCCCTTTGCCACGCCCTTGGAAATTTTGCCAGAGTGGTACCTCTACCCGACATTCCAAATTTTCCGCGTGGTGCCCAACAAGCTGCTGGGCGTCCTCATGAATGCTTCGATTCCCTTGGGCTTGATGCTGATTCCTTTCATCGAAAGTGTCAACAAGTTCCAAAATCCCTTCCGTCGTCCAGTGGCCATGACGGTCTTCCTCTTTGGTACCTTGGTGACGCTGTGGCTAGGGATTGGTGCTGCTTTCCCCTTGGATAAGTCACTGACCCTCGGCCTGTTCTAG
- the petB gene encoding cytochrome b6 → MNKVYDWFEERLEIQAIADDITSKYVPPHVNIFYCLGGITLTCFLIQFATGFAMTFYYKPTVAEAFASVQYIMNEVNFGWLIRSIHKWSASMMVLMMILHVFRVYLTGGFKKPRELTWVTGVVLAVITVSFGVTGYSLPWDQVGYWAVKIVSGIPAAIPVVGDQLVELMRGGESVGQATLTRFYSLHTFVLPWSIAVFMLMHFLMIRKQGISGPL, encoded by the coding sequence ATGAACAAAGTTTACGACTGGTTTGAGGAACGCCTCGAAATTCAGGCGATCGCTGATGACATCACCAGCAAGTATGTGCCGCCCCACGTAAACATTTTTTACTGTCTTGGTGGCATTACCCTCACCTGTTTTTTGATTCAATTTGCCACGGGCTTTGCCATGACGTTTTACTACAAACCGACGGTGGCGGAAGCCTTTGCCTCTGTGCAGTACATCATGAATGAGGTCAACTTTGGCTGGCTGATCCGCTCCATTCACAAGTGGTCGGCCAGCATGATGGTGCTGATGATGATTTTGCACGTCTTTCGGGTTTACCTCACCGGTGGCTTCAAGAAACCCCGTGAACTGACGTGGGTAACGGGTGTGGTTTTGGCGGTGATTACCGTCAGCTTTGGGGTGACGGGTTACTCCCTCCCTTGGGATCAAGTGGGCTATTGGGCAGTCAAGATCGTGTCCGGTATTCCCGCTGCTATCCCAGTGGTGGGTGACCAACTGGTGGAACTCATGCGCGGTGGTGAAAGTGTCGGTCAAGCCACGCTTACGCGCTTCTACAGCTTGCACACCTTTGTGCTGCCGTGGTCGATCGCCGTCTTTATGCTGATGCATTTCCTGATGATTCGCAAACAGGGTATTTCCGGTCCCCTGTAA